One stretch of Actinacidiphila sp. DG2A-62 DNA includes these proteins:
- a CDS encoding TIM barrel protein produces the protein MSFAAERFDVNLSILFTELPLLERPAAAAAAGFDAVELWWPWPDDPTPPRSALDGLRAALESAGTRLVGLNFYAGRLPGPDRGALSVPGRESDRFRANVEVAAALAASVGCTALNALYGNRVDGVDPAEQDALALENLVLAARAADDAGAVLLVEALNARESPRCPLVSADAAVELVRRVNDASGLDNARFLLDLYHLSMNGEDLPAVIERYAELTAHVQIADDPGRGAPGTGALPLADLLGRLRARGYRGWTGLEYKPSARGSAASFDWLR, from the coding sequence GTGAGTTTCGCCGCCGAGCGGTTCGACGTGAACCTCTCGATCCTGTTCACCGAACTCCCGTTGCTGGAGCGGCCCGCCGCCGCGGCCGCGGCCGGCTTCGACGCGGTCGAGCTGTGGTGGCCGTGGCCGGACGACCCCACTCCCCCGCGCTCGGCGCTCGACGGCCTGCGCGCGGCGCTGGAGTCGGCCGGCACCCGGCTGGTGGGCCTCAACTTCTACGCCGGGCGGCTGCCGGGGCCGGACCGCGGCGCGCTGTCGGTCCCCGGCCGCGAGTCCGACCGCTTCCGGGCCAACGTCGAGGTGGCCGCCGCCCTCGCCGCGTCCGTCGGCTGCACCGCGCTCAACGCCCTCTACGGCAACCGCGTGGACGGCGTCGACCCGGCCGAGCAGGACGCCCTGGCGCTGGAGAATCTGGTGCTGGCCGCGCGTGCCGCCGACGACGCCGGCGCGGTGCTGCTCGTCGAGGCGCTCAACGCCAGGGAGTCGCCGCGCTGCCCGCTGGTGAGCGCGGACGCCGCGGTGGAGCTGGTCCGGCGGGTCAACGACGCCTCCGGGCTCGACAACGCCCGCTTCCTGCTGGACCTGTACCACCTGTCGATGAACGGCGAGGACCTGCCCGCGGTGATCGAGCGGTACGCGGAGCTGACCGCGCACGTGCAGATCGCCGACGATCCGGGCCGCGGCGCGCCCGGCACGGGGGCGCTCCCGCTGGCCGACCTCCTCGGCCGGCTCCGCGCGCGCGGCTACCGCGGCTGGACCGGCCTGGAGTACAAGCCCTCCGCGCGGGGCTCGGCGGCCTCCTTCGACTGGCTGCGCTGA
- a CDS encoding AMP-binding protein — translation MAASEATGAFRAARDLLLGFREDYAAARSAFRWPRPEHFNWALDWFDVIAADPVTGPRTALWITEEDGGETRISFREMAERSSRVAGWLRARGVRAGDRVLVMLGNQPEQWETALAAMKLRAVVIPATPLLGPADLRDRIDRGRARHAVVRAADTAKFAEVPGDYTRIAVGAAPAADGGAGAVGDTADGWLRYEDAYAAPADFAPDGSTRSSDPLMLYFTSGTTARPKLVEHTHLSYPVGHLATMYWIGLRPGDVHLNISSPGWAKHAWSSLFAPWNAEATVFVHNYTRFDAGRLMAAMDRAGVTSFCAPPTVWRMLIQADLSGLRTPPREAVAAGEPLNPEVIEHVERAWGVRIRDGFGQTETAVQVANTPGQQVRPGSMGRPTPGYEVVLVDPATGRPADEGEICLDLTERPVGLMTGYAGDPERTAEAMSGGYYHTGDIGRRDADGWITYVGRSDDVFKSSDYKISPFELESALLEHEAVAEAAVVPAPDDLRLSVPKAYVVLAGGWPADGQTAKAIFAHSRAVLAPYKRIRRLEFADLPKTVSGKIRRIELREATMHDGSREYHEEDYR, via the coding sequence ATGGCGGCATCCGAAGCGACCGGGGCCTTCCGAGCCGCCAGAGACCTCCTGCTCGGCTTCCGCGAGGACTACGCAGCCGCCCGCTCCGCCTTCCGCTGGCCGCGCCCCGAGCACTTCAACTGGGCCCTCGACTGGTTCGACGTGATCGCCGCCGACCCCGTGACCGGACCGCGGACCGCGCTGTGGATCACCGAGGAGGACGGCGGCGAGACGCGGATCTCCTTCCGGGAGATGGCCGAGCGCAGCTCCCGCGTCGCCGGCTGGCTGCGCGCCCGGGGCGTGCGCGCCGGCGACCGGGTGCTCGTCATGCTCGGCAACCAGCCCGAGCAGTGGGAGACCGCGCTGGCCGCGATGAAGCTGCGCGCGGTGGTCATCCCCGCCACGCCGCTGCTCGGGCCCGCCGACCTGCGCGACCGCATCGACCGCGGCCGGGCCCGGCACGCGGTCGTCCGCGCCGCCGACACCGCGAAGTTCGCCGAGGTCCCCGGCGACTACACGCGCATCGCGGTCGGCGCCGCGCCCGCCGCGGACGGCGGCGCCGGCGCGGTGGGGGACACCGCGGACGGCTGGCTGCGCTACGAGGACGCGTACGCCGCGCCCGCCGACTTCGCCCCCGACGGCAGCACTCGTTCGAGTGATCCTCTGATGCTGTACTTCACCTCCGGCACCACCGCCCGGCCCAAACTCGTCGAGCACACCCACCTGTCGTACCCGGTGGGCCACCTCGCCACCATGTACTGGATCGGGCTGCGCCCCGGCGACGTGCACCTCAACATCTCCTCGCCCGGCTGGGCCAAGCACGCCTGGTCCAGCCTGTTCGCGCCGTGGAACGCCGAGGCGACGGTCTTCGTCCACAACTACACCCGCTTCGACGCCGGCCGGCTGATGGCGGCGATGGACCGCGCGGGCGTCACCAGCTTCTGCGCGCCGCCGACGGTCTGGCGGATGCTGATCCAGGCCGACCTCAGCGGCCTGCGCACCCCGCCGCGCGAGGCGGTCGCGGCCGGCGAGCCGCTCAACCCCGAGGTCATCGAGCACGTCGAACGCGCCTGGGGGGTACGGATCAGGGACGGCTTCGGCCAGACCGAGACCGCGGTGCAGGTCGCCAACACCCCCGGCCAGCAGGTCAGACCCGGCTCCATGGGCCGCCCCACACCCGGCTACGAGGTGGTGCTGGTCGACCCCGCCACCGGACGCCCGGCCGACGAGGGCGAGATCTGCCTCGACCTCACCGAGCGCCCGGTCGGCCTGATGACCGGATACGCCGGCGACCCGGAGCGCACCGCCGAGGCGATGAGCGGCGGTTACTACCACACCGGGGACATCGGCCGCCGCGACGCCGACGGCTGGATCACCTACGTCGGCCGCTCCGACGACGTCTTCAAGTCCTCGGACTACAAGATCTCCCCGTTCGAGCTGGAGAGCGCGCTGCTGGAGCACGAGGCGGTCGCCGAGGCGGCCGTGGTGCCCGCCCCCGACGACCTGCGGCTGTCGGTGCCCAAGGCGTACGTGGTGCTCGCCGGCGGCTGGCCGGCCGACGGGCAGACCGCGAAGGCGATCTTCGCGCACTCGCGCGCGGTGCTCGCCCCCTACAAGCGCATCAGGCGGCTGGAGTTCGCCGACCTGCCCAAGACCGTCTCCGGCAAGATCCGCCGGATCGAACTGCGCGAGGCGACCATGCACGACGGCAGCAGGGAGTACCACGAGGAGGACTACAGGTGA
- a CDS encoding TOMM precursor leader peptide-binding protein gives MVAPQQTRESRATQHPHGTDGAAAPGGPNGTPGTDAALAAYEAIAGTRPRIRRDVLYTQTPGGVHFHNARGGFSVVMPSAYRFASIIVPHLTGANTVAALCAGLGDKQRDMITQLVGTLYARGFARDAEPPAADAPAPEPAVAERFAPQIDYVDHYADDAAARFLRFRTARVAVLGEDQVARWAALSLIRNGCATVAVPAGLDAVGDDVADVRAEAAELVGQGCPVDLRTLERGGAAAEFLWSWADLGDYDIVLVTGEDAARQAAALADVPAGRMLVPAWAYGGSTVIGPLLTDTSTGCLTCAVLRLEANGDPADAAALWAGLAPAAPRRASGPAPARGPVAAMIGNLLGYEVFRLTTQALAAETRGRLVVQHLDSLDTVAEPLLPHPACPSCATRRPPVDTVPHLASLAEETDPRTGGTAAGAAARPGSAVEDAQSEDAAQAALAEITDRAVLVQETAGVFRRFDDETWAQTPLKVSAVELGAGHGGRRTVAAFDVHHVAGARLRALLRAAEVYAEHVVPLHDPLTGPALESARATWAPVDPEGLAVASGLGRRDIAAWHAATSLLDGRTVLVPAAALRTFGPYNADRVAEPTAAGTGAGRTPAEATARGVLSALAHATLRAALHGRTPVRAVDPAELEAAGDAELTFLVRSAANLGTPLEILDLGAPPAHPAPVVLATADGRWAVAAGLRRRDALLEAVRDVLGAAQLAREERPSSAEAGADPARAAAAPHGDPDTGDPLLPDLDPAALTAEGAAAPDLDAGTDWAGLAAALRAAGQDLFAVPAASPDLAAGTLHATRVLLGTAGPADDH, from the coding sequence ATGGTGGCACCGCAGCAGACGCGCGAGTCGCGCGCGACGCAGCACCCGCACGGCACGGACGGCGCCGCCGCCCCCGGCGGCCCGAACGGCACGCCCGGCACGGACGCCGCGCTCGCCGCGTACGAGGCGATCGCCGGGACCCGCCCGCGCATCCGCCGGGACGTGCTCTACACCCAGACCCCGGGCGGCGTGCACTTCCACAACGCCCGCGGCGGCTTCAGCGTCGTGATGCCCTCGGCGTACCGCTTCGCCTCGATCATCGTGCCGCACCTGACGGGCGCCAACACCGTCGCCGCGCTCTGCGCCGGCCTCGGTGACAAGCAGCGCGACATGATCACCCAGCTCGTGGGCACGCTCTACGCGCGTGGCTTCGCCCGGGACGCCGAGCCGCCGGCCGCCGACGCGCCCGCGCCGGAACCCGCCGTCGCCGAGCGCTTCGCCCCGCAGATCGACTACGTCGACCACTACGCCGACGACGCCGCCGCGCGGTTCCTGCGCTTCCGCACCGCGCGCGTCGCGGTGCTCGGCGAGGACCAGGTCGCGCGCTGGGCCGCGCTGTCGCTGATCCGCAACGGCTGCGCGACCGTCGCCGTGCCGGCCGGTCTCGACGCGGTGGGCGACGACGTCGCCGACGTCCGCGCGGAGGCCGCCGAACTGGTCGGCCAGGGCTGCCCGGTGGACCTGCGCACCCTCGAACGCGGCGGCGCCGCAGCGGAGTTCCTCTGGTCCTGGGCCGACCTGGGCGACTACGACATCGTGCTCGTCACCGGCGAGGACGCCGCCCGCCAGGCCGCGGCCCTCGCCGACGTGCCGGCCGGGCGGATGCTGGTACCGGCCTGGGCGTACGGCGGGTCGACCGTGATCGGCCCGCTGCTGACCGACACCTCCACCGGCTGCCTGACCTGCGCGGTGCTGCGGCTCGAAGCCAACGGCGACCCCGCGGACGCCGCCGCCCTGTGGGCCGGACTCGCACCCGCCGCACCGCGCCGCGCCTCCGGACCCGCCCCCGCGCGCGGCCCGGTCGCCGCGATGATCGGCAACCTGCTCGGCTACGAGGTCTTCCGCCTCACCACGCAGGCGCTGGCCGCCGAGACCCGCGGCCGACTCGTCGTCCAGCACCTCGACTCGCTCGACACCGTGGCCGAGCCGCTGCTGCCGCACCCGGCCTGCCCGTCCTGCGCGACGCGCCGCCCGCCGGTCGACACCGTGCCGCACCTCGCCTCGCTGGCCGAGGAGACGGATCCCCGGACCGGAGGGACGGCCGCGGGGGCCGCCGCCCGGCCGGGGTCGGCCGTCGAGGACGCGCAGAGCGAGGACGCCGCGCAGGCCGCCCTCGCGGAGATCACCGACCGGGCGGTCCTGGTGCAGGAGACCGCCGGCGTCTTCCGGCGGTTCGACGACGAGACGTGGGCGCAGACCCCGCTGAAGGTCAGCGCGGTCGAACTGGGCGCCGGGCACGGCGGGCGCCGCACCGTCGCCGCGTTCGACGTCCACCACGTGGCGGGCGCCCGGCTGCGCGCGCTGCTGCGGGCCGCCGAGGTCTACGCCGAGCACGTCGTGCCGCTCCACGACCCGCTGACCGGGCCCGCGCTGGAGTCCGCCCGTGCCACGTGGGCCCCGGTGGACCCCGAAGGGCTCGCCGTCGCCTCCGGTCTGGGCCGGCGCGACATCGCCGCCTGGCACGCCGCGACCTCGCTGCTCGACGGCCGGACCGTGCTCGTTCCGGCCGCGGCGCTGCGCACCTTCGGCCCGTACAACGCCGACCGCGTCGCGGAGCCCACCGCGGCGGGCACCGGCGCGGGACGCACCCCGGCCGAGGCGACCGCGCGCGGCGTGCTCAGCGCGCTCGCCCACGCCACGCTGCGCGCGGCCCTGCACGGCAGGACGCCGGTCCGGGCCGTCGACCCGGCGGAGCTGGAAGCGGCCGGCGACGCCGAACTCACCTTCCTCGTACGGTCGGCGGCCAACCTCGGCACGCCGCTGGAGATCCTCGACCTGGGCGCGCCGCCCGCGCACCCGGCGCCGGTGGTGCTGGCCACGGCGGACGGGCGCTGGGCGGTCGCCGCGGGGCTGCGGCGCCGCGACGCGCTCCTGGAGGCGGTCCGCGACGTCCTCGGCGCGGCCCAACTCGCCCGCGAAGAGCGGCCGTCGTCGGCCGAAGCCGGCGCGGACCCCGCGCGCGCCGCGGCGGCCCCGCACGGCGACCCCGACACCGGCGATCCGCTGCTGCCCGACCTCGACCCCGCGGCCCTCACCGCCGAGGGCGCGGCCGCGCCCGACCTCGACGCGGGCACCGACTGGGCCGGCCTGGCCGCCGCCCTGCGCGCGGCCGGGCAGGACCTGTTCGCGGTGCCCGCCGCGAGCCCCGACCTCGCGGCCGGCACGCTGCACGCCACCCGCGTCCTGCTCGGCACGGCGGGACCGGCCGATGACCACTGA
- a CDS encoding AfsR/SARP family transcriptional regulator, with translation MSLNTALTSGEGAEGSERGTSGTGSAARFTVLGMLTVGDGTESVALQPSRPAALLAALLLHANSVVSAEFLQRVIWGARPPAQAKSALHSCVLRLRRLFGKYGIAPDAIQAVPGGYRLIADAATLDLVEFRGLLDRAYSSRDPENELELLRAALALWQPPLMANVHSELLHRDEVPRLREEWLRAIERVFELELARGRHREALAEIGAAARQYPLHERFTEQLMEALRRTGRRAEALAEYRRTKRRLAEQLGVDPGPQLQRLELDILRGDPAPPLPSAPSAPAAPALPSAPAAIPATAGPSRSPPGRCRRVRSPTRPASGRPTRALCAAVRGPGRSTPPLRRVVTATPPRSPVRRSAVRVRPPTPVRLRRVPTSVRPARERRRRATALPRPATGTPRGRRTARRRDSRPRPRGGADRRTAPVRRRRRPRTVRGPARRPATRPRRVR, from the coding sequence ATGTCGTTGAATACCGCGCTGACCTCGGGCGAAGGTGCTGAGGGAAGCGAGCGGGGGACGTCAGGAACGGGCTCGGCGGCACGGTTCACCGTGCTGGGCATGCTGACCGTCGGCGACGGCACGGAGTCCGTCGCGCTGCAACCCTCCCGCCCCGCCGCACTTCTCGCGGCATTGCTGCTGCACGCGAATTCCGTGGTCTCCGCGGAATTCCTGCAACGCGTCATCTGGGGTGCCAGGCCGCCCGCCCAGGCGAAATCCGCTTTGCACAGTTGCGTACTCAGGCTGCGCCGGCTGTTCGGCAAATACGGCATCGCCCCCGATGCCATCCAGGCTGTTCCCGGCGGTTACCGCCTGATCGCGGACGCGGCGACCCTCGACCTGGTCGAGTTCCGCGGGCTGCTGGACCGGGCGTATTCCAGCCGGGACCCGGAGAACGAATTAGAGCTGCTGCGCGCGGCGCTGGCTCTGTGGCAGCCGCCGCTGATGGCCAATGTGCACTCCGAACTCCTGCACCGCGACGAGGTGCCGCGGCTGCGCGAGGAATGGCTGCGGGCCATCGAGCGCGTCTTCGAGCTGGAGCTGGCGCGCGGCCGGCACCGCGAGGCGCTCGCCGAGATCGGCGCGGCGGCCCGGCAGTACCCGCTGCACGAACGCTTCACCGAGCAGCTCATGGAGGCGCTGCGCCGCACCGGCCGCCGCGCGGAGGCGCTCGCGGAGTACCGCAGGACCAAGCGCCGCCTCGCCGAACAACTCGGCGTGGACCCCGGCCCCCAGCTCCAGCGCCTCGAACTCGACATCCTCAGAGGCGATCCCGCCCCCCCGCTCCCCTCCGCACCCTCCGCCCCCGCCGCGCCCGCGCTCCCCTCCGCCCCCGCCGCGATCCCGGCGACCGCCGGCCCCAGCCGCTCCCCGCCGGGACGCTGCCGCCGGGTCCGGTCGCCGACGCGCCCGGCCTCGGGGCGGCCGACGCGGGCGCTGTGCGCGGCGGTTCGGGGGCCGGGCCGGTCAACGCCGCCGCTGCGGCGGGTGGTGACGGCCACGCCGCCGCGGAGTCCGGTGCGGCGCTCGGCGGTTCGGGTCCGGCCGCCGACACCGGTACGGCTCCGGCGGGTCCCGACGTCGGTCCGGCCGGCCCGGGAACGCCGCCGCCGGGCTACGGCGCTGCCGCGCCCGGCCACGGGTACGCCGCGCGGCAGGCGGACGGCGCGGCGGCGGGATTCCCGGCCGCGCCCGCGGGGCGGGGCGGATCGCCGTACGGCTCCGGTGCGCCGGCGCCGGCGCCCGCGGACGGTACGGGGCCCGGCCCGGCGTCCGGCGACGCGTCCGCGGCGAGTGCGGTGA
- the gcl gene encoding glyoxylate carboligase produces the protein MPRMTAARAAVEILRLEGVDAAFGVPGAAINPFYAALEAAGGIRHTLARHVEGASHMAEGYTRARAGNIGVCVGTSGPAGTDMITGLYSASGDSVPILCITGQAPTAMLHKEDFQAVDIAAIAAPVCKKATTVREAAQVPGVFQQAFHLMRSGRPGPVLIDLPVDVQQTEIDFDPQTYRPLPVYRPTASRAQIEKAMSYLLASERPLIVAGGGVIGADACDLLVEFAELTGTPVVPTLMGWGAIPDDHELNAGMVGLQTSHRYGNATFLASDCVLGIGNRWANRHTGYRLDVYRAGRTFVHVDVEPTQIGRIFPPDYGIASDARAALALFVEVAKELKAAGALPDRSEWIASHLARKGSLQRRTHFDDIPMKPQRVYEEMNRAFGRDTRYVTTIGLSQIAGAQLLHVHRPRHWINCGQAGPLGWTIPAALGVATADPGAEVVALSGDYDFQFMIEELAVGAQHRVPYVHVVVNNSYLGLIRQAQTGLGIDFQVNLEFENVNSPELGGYGVDHVKVAEGLGCKAIRVTDPAELGAAFARARDLAAEHRVPVVVEAILERITDIAMSTTADISDVTEYEETATEPGHAPTAVIPLR, from the coding sequence ATGCCCCGTATGACCGCCGCCCGCGCGGCCGTGGAGATCCTCCGACTGGAAGGCGTGGACGCCGCGTTCGGCGTGCCCGGCGCCGCGATCAACCCCTTCTACGCCGCGCTGGAAGCGGCCGGCGGCATCCGGCACACGCTCGCCCGGCACGTCGAGGGCGCCTCGCACATGGCCGAGGGCTACACCCGCGCCCGGGCCGGCAACATCGGCGTGTGCGTCGGCACGTCGGGCCCGGCCGGCACCGACATGATCACCGGCCTGTACTCCGCGTCCGGCGACTCGGTGCCGATCCTGTGCATCACCGGCCAGGCGCCCACGGCGATGCTGCACAAGGAGGACTTCCAGGCCGTCGACATCGCGGCGATCGCCGCGCCGGTCTGCAAGAAGGCGACCACCGTGCGGGAGGCCGCACAGGTGCCGGGCGTCTTCCAGCAGGCGTTCCACCTGATGCGCTCGGGCCGCCCGGGACCGGTGCTGATCGACCTGCCGGTCGACGTGCAGCAGACCGAGATCGACTTCGACCCGCAGACGTACCGCCCGCTGCCGGTCTACCGGCCGACCGCCTCGCGCGCGCAGATCGAGAAGGCGATGTCGTACCTGCTGGCGTCGGAGCGCCCGCTGATCGTGGCCGGCGGCGGGGTGATCGGCGCCGACGCGTGCGACCTGCTGGTGGAGTTCGCCGAGCTGACCGGCACCCCGGTGGTGCCGACGCTGATGGGCTGGGGCGCGATCCCCGACGACCACGAGCTGAACGCCGGCATGGTCGGCCTGCAGACCTCGCACCGCTACGGCAACGCGACCTTCCTCGCCTCGGACTGCGTGCTCGGCATCGGCAACCGCTGGGCCAACCGGCACACCGGCTACCGGCTGGACGTCTACCGGGCCGGCCGCACCTTCGTGCACGTGGACGTCGAGCCCACCCAGATCGGCCGGATCTTCCCGCCCGACTACGGGATAGCCTCGGACGCCCGCGCCGCGCTCGCCCTCTTCGTGGAGGTCGCCAAGGAGCTGAAGGCGGCCGGCGCCCTGCCCGACCGCTCCGAGTGGATCGCCTCCCACCTGGCGCGCAAGGGTTCACTGCAGCGGCGCACGCACTTCGACGACATCCCGATGAAGCCGCAGCGGGTGTACGAGGAGATGAACCGCGCCTTCGGCCGCGACACCCGCTACGTCACCACCATCGGCCTGTCGCAGATCGCCGGCGCCCAGCTGCTGCACGTCCACCGGCCGCGGCACTGGATCAACTGCGGGCAGGCCGGGCCGCTCGGCTGGACGATCCCGGCCGCGCTCGGCGTGGCGACCGCCGACCCCGGCGCCGAGGTGGTGGCGCTGTCCGGAGACTACGACTTCCAGTTCATGATCGAGGAGCTGGCGGTCGGCGCGCAGCACCGCGTCCCGTACGTGCACGTGGTCGTCAACAACAGCTATCTGGGGCTGATCCGGCAGGCGCAGACCGGTCTGGGCATCGACTTCCAGGTCAACCTGGAGTTCGAGAACGTCAACTCGCCCGAGCTGGGCGGCTACGGCGTCGACCACGTGAAGGTGGCCGAGGGGCTGGGCTGCAAGGCGATCCGGGTCACCGACCCGGCCGAGCTGGGCGCCGCCTTCGCGCGGGCCCGCGACCTGGCCGCCGAGCACCGGGTGCCGGTGGTGGTGGAGGCGATCCTGGAGCGGATCACCGACATCGCGATGTCGACCACGGCCGACATCTCCGACGTCACCGAGTACGAGGAGACGGCCACCGAGCCCGGCCACGCCCCGACCGCGGTCATCCCGCTGCGCTGA
- a CDS encoding 2-hydroxy-3-oxopropionate reductase — translation MTTALPKVAWIGLGIMGSPMSENLLRAGYDVTGFTLEPEKLRRLADRGGTAAASVAEAVADADVIVTMVPASPQVEAVAYGDDGVLAHARRGALLIDTSSITPQTSIDLARAAKRRGIRVLDAPVSGGEAGAVEAVLSIMVGGERADFEEARPLLGALGSTVVHCGPHGAGQTVKAANQLIVAVNIQACAEAVVFLEKSGVDLRAALEVLGGGLAGSTVLARKKDNFLDRSFAPGFRIDLHHKDMGIVTDAARAVGAALPVGSLVASLVAALRAQGDGGLDHSALLRGVERLSGLPVAG, via the coding sequence ATGACCACCGCACTGCCCAAGGTCGCCTGGATCGGGCTCGGGATCATGGGATCGCCCATGTCCGAGAACCTGCTCAGGGCCGGATACGACGTCACCGGCTTCACGCTGGAGCCGGAGAAGCTGCGCCGTCTGGCCGACCGCGGCGGCACCGCCGCCGCCTCCGTCGCCGAGGCCGTCGCGGACGCCGATGTGATCGTCACCATGGTCCCCGCCTCACCGCAGGTGGAGGCGGTCGCGTACGGCGACGACGGCGTCCTCGCGCACGCCCGGCGCGGCGCGCTGCTGATCGACACCTCCTCGATCACCCCGCAGACCTCGATCGACCTGGCGCGGGCCGCGAAGCGGCGCGGCATCCGGGTGCTGGACGCGCCGGTCTCGGGCGGCGAGGCCGGCGCGGTGGAGGCGGTGCTGTCCATCATGGTCGGCGGGGAGCGGGCCGACTTCGAGGAGGCGCGACCGCTGCTCGGCGCGCTCGGCAGCACCGTGGTGCACTGCGGTCCGCACGGCGCGGGCCAGACCGTGAAGGCCGCCAACCAGCTGATCGTCGCGGTGAACATCCAGGCGTGCGCGGAGGCGGTGGTCTTCCTGGAGAAGTCCGGCGTGGACCTGCGCGCCGCGCTGGAGGTCCTCGGCGGCGGACTGGCCGGCTCGACCGTGCTGGCCCGCAAGAAGGACAACTTCCTGGACCGCTCCTTCGCCCCGGGCTTCCGGATCGACCTGCACCACAAGGACATGGGCATCGTGACCGACGCGGCCCGCGCGGTCGGCGCCGCGCTGCCGGTCGGCTCGCTGGTGGCGAGCCTGGTCGCCGCGCTGCGCGCGCAGGGCGACGGCGGTCTGGACCACTCGGCGCTGCTGCGCGGCGTCGAGCGGCTGTCCGGGCTGCCCGTCGCCGGCTGA
- a CDS encoding AMP-binding protein has translation MSRPSYAHGTGGAPLLGDTIGRNLDRAVAAHPDRDALVDVPSGRRWTYAEFGRAVDDVARGLAAHGVAKGDRVGIWAVNCPEWVFVQYATARLGAIMVNINPAYRVHELEYVLRQSAVAVLIASTEHHGSDYRAMAAQVRDACPELREVIHIGEPAWDELTTAGADLDPGFLAAAEARLSCDEPVNIQYTSGTTGFPKGATLSHHNILNNGYFVGGTIGYTEQDRVCLPVPFYHCFGMVMGNLGVTSHGACIVIPAPSFDPAATLRAVQQERCTSLYGVPTMFIAELGLPDFDSYDLSSLRTGIMAGSPCPVEVMKRVMAEMHMAEVSICYGMTETSPVSTQTRRDDDLEHRTGTVGRALPHIEVKVVDPTSGVTVERGTPGELCTRGYSVMLGYWNEPERTAEAVDAARWMHTGDLAVMHDDGYLAVVGRIKDVVIRGGENVYPREVEEFLYTHPKISDVQVVGVPDERYGEEVLACVIPRDPDDPPTLAEIADFCRGRIAHYKVPRHLRVLDAFPMTVSGKVRKVELREGFSAAG, from the coding sequence GTGAGCCGACCCTCGTACGCGCACGGCACCGGCGGCGCCCCGCTGCTCGGGGACACCATAGGCCGCAACCTCGACCGGGCGGTGGCCGCCCACCCCGACCGCGACGCGCTGGTCGACGTGCCCAGCGGACGGCGCTGGACCTACGCCGAGTTCGGCCGGGCCGTCGACGACGTCGCCAGGGGCCTGGCCGCCCACGGCGTCGCCAAGGGCGACCGGGTCGGCATATGGGCGGTCAACTGCCCCGAGTGGGTGTTCGTCCAGTACGCCACCGCCCGGCTCGGCGCGATCATGGTGAACATCAACCCCGCCTACCGCGTGCACGAGTTGGAGTACGTGCTCAGACAGTCGGCGGTCGCGGTGCTGATCGCCTCCACCGAGCACCACGGCAGCGACTACCGCGCGATGGCCGCGCAAGTGCGGGACGCCTGCCCGGAGTTGCGCGAGGTGATCCACATTGGCGAGCCGGCCTGGGACGAACTGACCACGGCCGGCGCCGACCTGGACCCGGGCTTCCTGGCCGCCGCCGAGGCGCGGCTCAGCTGCGACGAGCCGGTCAACATCCAGTACACCTCGGGCACCACCGGCTTCCCCAAGGGCGCCACCCTCTCCCACCACAACATCCTCAACAACGGCTACTTCGTGGGCGGCACCATCGGCTACACCGAGCAGGACCGGGTGTGCCTGCCGGTGCCCTTCTACCACTGCTTCGGCATGGTGATGGGCAACCTCGGCGTGACCTCGCACGGCGCCTGCATCGTGATCCCCGCGCCGTCCTTCGACCCGGCGGCGACGCTGCGCGCGGTCCAGCAGGAGCGCTGCACCTCGCTGTACGGGGTGCCGACGATGTTCATCGCCGAGCTGGGCCTGCCCGACTTCGACTCCTACGACCTGTCCAGCCTGCGCACCGGCATCATGGCCGGCTCGCCGTGCCCGGTCGAGGTGATGAAACGGGTGATGGCCGAGATGCACATGGCCGAGGTGTCCATCTGCTACGGCATGACCGAGACCTCGCCGGTGTCCACCCAGACCCGCCGCGACGACGACCTGGAGCACCGCACCGGGACCGTCGGACGGGCGCTGCCGCACATCGAGGTGAAGGTGGTGGACCCTACCAGCGGCGTCACCGTGGAGCGCGGTACCCCGGGTGAGCTGTGCACCCGCGGGTACTCGGTGATGCTGGGCTACTGGAACGAGCCCGAGCGCACAGCCGAGGCGGTCGACGCGGCCCGCTGGATGCACACCGGCGACCTCGCGGTGATGCACGACGACGGCTACCTCGCGGTGGTCGGCCGGATCAAGGACGTGGTGATCCGCGGCGGCGAGAACGTCTACCCGCGCGAGGTCGAGGAGTTCCTCTACACCCACCCCAAGATCTCCGACGTGCAGGTGGTCGGGGTGCCCGATGAGCGCTACGGCGAGGAGGTGCTGGCCTGTGTGATCCCGCGCGACCCCGACGACCCGCCCACGCTCGCCGAGATCGCCGACTTCTGCCGCGGCCGGATCGCCCACTACAAGGTCCCGCGCCACCTGCGCGTCCTCGACGCCTTCCCGATGACGGTCAGCGGCAAGGTCCGCAAGGTGGAGCTGCGGGAGGGCTTCAGCGCAGCGGGATGA